The Hymenobacter sp. GOD-10R genome includes a window with the following:
- a CDS encoding response regulator transcription factor, with translation MHVLIVEDERSLHQEVRQFLIQAQYLCDSAFTFAEASEKIFVNSYDFVLLDLGLPDGDGLQLLREAKQNERQEASFIILTARGAIDDRIKGLDLGADDYLPKPFSLLELLSRMQAITRLKFGLKRQEMVFGNGFHLDVTGRTLRYEGAEVPLTKKEFDLLHYLLLHKNRVLTRLQLGEHLWGNVLEDDSDSNYIDVHIKNIRKKLGHFAPADFLETVRGIGYRVASAE, from the coding sequence ATGCACGTTCTCATTGTAGAAGACGAAAGAAGCCTGCACCAGGAAGTGCGGCAGTTTCTGATCCAGGCACAGTACCTCTGTGACTCGGCTTTCACCTTTGCTGAAGCCTCCGAGAAAATCTTTGTAAACAGCTACGACTTCGTGCTGCTCGACCTAGGTCTGCCGGATGGCGACGGACTGCAACTGCTGCGCGAAGCTAAGCAGAACGAGCGCCAGGAAGCCTCGTTCATCATCCTGACCGCCCGCGGCGCCATCGACGACCGTATCAAAGGCCTCGACCTAGGTGCCGATGACTATCTACCCAAGCCGTTCTCTTTGCTGGAGCTGCTGAGCCGCATGCAGGCCATCACACGACTAAAGTTTGGGTTGAAGCGCCAGGAAATGGTATTCGGCAACGGCTTCCACCTCGACGTGACGGGTCGCACCTTGCGCTACGAAGGCGCCGAAGTCCCGCTCACCAAGAAGGAGTTCGACCTGCTGCACTACCTATTACTGCACAAAAACCGCGTACTCACGCGCCTGCAACTCGGCGAACACCTGTGGGGCAACGTGCTGGAAGACGATTCCGACTCGAACTACATCGACGTGCACATCAAGAACATCCGCAAAAAGCTAGGTCACTTTGCCCCCGCCGATTTCCTGGAAACAGTGCGCGGCATCGGGTACCGAGTAGCTTCAGCAGAGTGA
- a CDS encoding tRNA1(Val) (adenine(37)-N6)-methyltransferase, with product MANSYFQFKQFRIEQDQCAMKVCTDACVLGATADVASATRLLDIGTGTGLLALMVAQRNPSAYIEAVEIDEAAAAQAAANIAASPWASRLTIHAQSLRAFAATQPAAFDHILCNPPFFRNALRSPDAARTTARHTADDTLAFEEITEFAHRFLTPDGKLTVLLPPPEMQQFERAAAVASLYPVSRLVVHHRAGSKPLRHITTFSHQPQAITQQNLAIYADHAEVYSDDFQRLLSPFYLYL from the coding sequence ATGGCGAATTCTTATTTTCAGTTCAAGCAATTTCGCATCGAGCAAGACCAATGCGCCATGAAGGTGTGCACCGACGCCTGCGTGCTAGGTGCCACTGCCGACGTAGCCAGCGCCACGCGCCTACTCGATATCGGTACGGGAACTGGTCTGCTAGCCCTAATGGTGGCCCAGCGCAACCCCAGCGCCTACATCGAAGCGGTGGAAATAGACGAAGCTGCCGCTGCCCAAGCCGCCGCCAACATTGCCGCGAGTCCGTGGGCGAGCCGCCTGACGATACACGCGCAAAGCCTGCGCGCCTTCGCCGCAACTCAACCCGCAGCTTTCGACCATATTCTCTGCAATCCGCCGTTCTTCCGCAACGCCCTCCGCTCGCCGGATGCTGCGCGTACCACGGCCCGCCATACCGCCGACGACACTCTAGCTTTTGAAGAAATCACGGAGTTTGCGCACCGGTTCCTTACGCCTGATGGTAAACTGACAGTACTCCTTCCGCCTCCCGAAATGCAGCAGTTTGAGCGTGCTGCCGCGGTGGCTAGCCTTTACCCAGTATCTCGCTTAGTGGTACACCACCGAGCAGGCAGCAAACCGCTGCGGCACATCACCACGTTCAGCCATCAGCCGCAAGCTATAACGCAGCAAAACCTAGCCATTTACGCCGATCACGCAGAGGTTTACTCTGACGATTTTCAAAGGCTTCTGAGCCCCTTTTACCTGTACTTGTAG
- a CDS encoding MarC family protein: MFSLKEIFSVTLTLFAVIDILGSIPIIIQIRQREGKIHSEKATLVAGLLMVIFLFLGQSILALFGVDFQSFALAGAIIIFLIGMEMILGIELFKNDPAATSGSIVPLAFPLIVGAGTMTTLLSLRSAYSLPNVLVGIGVNLVFVYVVLKSSAWIEGKLGKAGEDILRRVFGVILLAIAIKLFKQNF, from the coding sequence ATGTTCAGCCTCAAAGAAATTTTCTCGGTTACGCTTACTCTTTTCGCAGTCATTGATATTCTGGGTTCCATTCCGATTATCATCCAAATTCGACAGCGCGAGGGCAAGATTCACTCCGAGAAGGCCACCTTGGTTGCGGGGCTGCTGATGGTTATTTTTCTCTTCCTAGGGCAAAGCATCCTAGCACTCTTTGGTGTTGACTTCCAATCGTTTGCTTTGGCAGGTGCGATTATTATCTTCCTCATCGGGATGGAGATGATTCTCGGCATTGAGCTGTTCAAAAACGACCCGGCTGCCACGAGCGGCTCCATTGTGCCGCTGGCGTTTCCGCTCATCGTGGGAGCTGGCACCATGACGACTTTGCTTTCCTTGCGGTCAGCCTACTCGCTGCCGAACGTGCTGGTGGGTATCGGAGTGAACTTGGTGTTTGTGTACGTCGTGCTCAAAAGCAGCGCCTGGATAGAAGGAAAGCTAGGTAAAGCTGGCGAGGACATTCTGCGCCGCGTGTTCGGCGTCATTCTGCTAGCCATTGCCATTAAGCTGTTCAAACAGAATTTTTGA
- the aroQ gene encoding type II 3-dehydroquinate dehydratase: MQILIINGPNLNLLGRREPGIYGTRSFDAYFPELQEAFPDFQLEYFQSNHEGELLDKLHEVGFTYHGIVLNAGAFTHTSLALADAIAGIATPVIEVHLSNVAAREEFRQHSYISRVCVGTITGFKLDSYRLALHYFEGLRPKRVGFKV, encoded by the coding sequence ATGCAAATTCTCATCATCAACGGCCCCAACCTCAACTTGCTCGGTCGCCGCGAGCCGGGCATCTACGGCACGCGCTCCTTCGACGCCTACTTTCCCGAGTTACAAGAAGCCTTCCCCGACTTTCAGCTCGAATACTTCCAGAGCAACCACGAAGGCGAGCTGCTCGACAAGCTGCACGAGGTGGGCTTCACCTACCACGGTATCGTGCTGAACGCTGGCGCTTTCACGCACACCAGCCTAGCCCTCGCCGACGCCATTGCTGGCATTGCCACGCCTGTTATTGAGGTGCACCTTTCCAACGTGGCCGCCCGCGAAGAATTTCGGCAGCACAGCTACATCAGCCGCGTGTGCGTGGGTACCATCACGGGCTTCAAGCTCGACAGCTACCGCCTAGCTTTGCACTACTTCGAAGGCCTGCGTCCTAAGCGCGTCGGCTTCAAAGTATAG
- a CDS encoding ATP-binding cassette domain-containing protein, translating into MISVRELSRAFGSHQVLHGVNLDLAPSAIHGLVGANGAGKTTLINCLFGLDTGYTGSVRETSGQAVRQVTGLLPYEPFFYPKITGREYLVFCLQARRQPLVDFSSWNQLLELPLDQYAEEYSAGMKKKLALLALLVQDFRYLILDEPFNGLDLGTNLLLKEILLRLRQRGTGILLTSHLLGALTETCDEITLLAGGTVQRHYLAADFGNLATDLLDTLYQDKLAQIARLLP; encoded by the coding sequence ATGATTAGCGTTCGAGAACTAAGTCGTGCGTTCGGCTCGCACCAAGTGCTGCACGGGGTAAACCTAGACCTAGCTCCCAGTGCTATCCACGGGCTAGTGGGCGCGAATGGGGCCGGCAAAACCACCCTAATCAACTGCCTATTCGGGCTGGATACTGGCTATACGGGCTCTGTGCGCGAAACGTCGGGTCAAGCCGTGCGCCAAGTCACGGGATTACTACCGTATGAGCCGTTCTTCTACCCCAAAATCACCGGCCGCGAGTACTTGGTGTTCTGCCTGCAAGCCCGCCGCCAGCCACTAGTCGACTTTTCAAGCTGGAACCAGCTGCTCGAATTGCCCCTCGATCAGTATGCCGAGGAATATTCAGCGGGCATGAAGAAGAAGCTAGCCTTGCTAGCCTTATTGGTCCAAGACTTTCGCTACCTCATTTTGGATGAGCCATTTAATGGCCTCGACCTAGGTACCAACTTGCTGCTCAAAGAAATACTGCTGCGCTTGCGCCAACGTGGCACGGGTATTCTGCTGACCTCGCACCTACTGGGCGCCCTCACTGAAACGTGCGACGAGATAACCCTGCTAGCGGGTGGCACCGTGCAGCGCCATTACCTTGCCGCTGATTTTGGTAATCTTGCTACCGACCTGCTAGACACCTTGTACCAGGATAAGCTAGCTCAAATTGCCCGGCTGCTACCCTAA
- a CDS encoding class I SAM-dependent methyltransferase, translating into MDTIQEQFDAVSQKYDSQRHYLIPCYQDFYTACFPLIKLLPQAKTVLDIGAGTGLFSYFLYQLRPELHFTLVDLSPEMLNVAKQRFAELPNFAYQQLDFSAASLPGQYDIIISSLAIHHLEDEAKSQLYQNVYAALNPGGLFINADQVAGRTIGFDTFYKQNWKETVTTSGLDEDAIQRAFERIKLDKFATLEAQLQMLERAGFTDVDCIYKNLNFVVFGGTKGALTL; encoded by the coding sequence ATGGATACCATTCAAGAGCAATTCGACGCTGTTTCGCAGAAGTACGATAGCCAGCGGCACTACCTGATTCCCTGTTACCAGGATTTCTACACGGCCTGCTTTCCGCTAATTAAGCTGCTGCCACAAGCAAAGACGGTGTTAGATATTGGCGCAGGTACTGGCCTGTTCTCGTACTTTCTCTATCAACTTCGGCCTGAGCTGCACTTCACACTCGTAGACCTCTCGCCGGAAATGCTGAACGTGGCCAAGCAACGCTTCGCCGAGCTGCCGAACTTTGCGTATCAGCAGCTCGACTTCTCGGCGGCTAGCCTGCCAGGACAATACGACATCATCATCTCGTCCTTGGCTATTCATCATTTAGAGGACGAGGCCAAGAGCCAGCTGTACCAGAACGTATATGCCGCCTTGAATCCGGGTGGGCTCTTCATCAACGCCGATCAGGTGGCAGGGCGTACCATCGGATTTGACACGTTCTATAAGCAAAACTGGAAAGAAACCGTCACCACATCGGGCCTCGATGAAGATGCGATTCAGCGCGCCTTCGAGCGCATCAAGCTAGATAAGTTTGCCACCTTGGAAGCACAGCTCCAAATGCTAGAGCGCGCCGGCTTCACCGACGTCGACTGCATTTACAAGAACCTGAACTTTGTCGTGTTCGGCGGTACGAAAGGTGCGCTGACGCTGTAA
- a CDS encoding cytidine deaminase encodes MAQLLNVTIQVDVLSPAELTPDEALTWQQARAATNNAYAPFSQFHVGAALLLDDGSVFQGNNQENPAYPSGLCAERTAMFGLAVSQPERRIVGMAVAARPKNGDFVVGMPCGACRQVMTDYEVRQGQPIPLLLLGPDDTIYRFRSLADLLPFQFTKENLPPRE; translated from the coding sequence ATGGCTCAATTACTTAACGTGACCATTCAGGTCGACGTCCTTTCCCCCGCCGAACTCACCCCCGACGAGGCTCTTACCTGGCAGCAAGCTCGTGCTGCTACGAACAATGCATACGCGCCCTTCTCGCAGTTTCACGTGGGCGCCGCGCTCCTTCTCGACGACGGTTCCGTTTTTCAAGGCAACAATCAAGAAAACCCTGCCTACCCCTCTGGGCTTTGTGCCGAGCGCACCGCCATGTTTGGCTTGGCCGTTAGCCAGCCAGAGCGCCGCATCGTTGGTATGGCCGTAGCGGCGCGCCCCAAGAATGGCGACTTCGTGGTAGGAATGCCCTGCGGCGCCTGCCGCCAAGTCATGACGGACTACGAAGTACGTCAGGGCCAGCCAATTCCGCTGCTGCTGCTCGGCCCCGATGATACCATCTACCGCTTCCGCTCCTTGGCCGACTTGCTGCCGTTTCAGTTCACGAAAGAGAATTTGCCTCCGCGAGAATAG
- a CDS encoding saccharopine dehydrogenase family protein, which produces MTRLLLLGAGRSAASLLHYLLRYAPTEGWFLTIADVNPAHLAPVLAAHSEYARAVPFDVQQEDRLEGLVEQADIVISMLPASFHPRVAAACVQHRRHLATASYATDEIRRFHADAVEAGLTILMECGLDPGLDHMSAMKALKEIRAKGGKLTSFKSYCGGLLAPDSEGGNPWKYKFTWNPRNVVLAGQSTAKFLEAGRLRFIPYQQIFARHETLEVPGYGAFEGYANRDSLSYRAPYGLDDIPTMLRGTLRRPGYCAAWHALVKLGLTDDTVQLGNSSGLPWRELVAAYLPRVPDDFDIAAHLAACLGLDPEGEEMRRLTWLGLFSDKPVGHANATPAQLLERLLAEKWQLEPHDHDMIVMQHLFEYELDGEEYTRTASLIVLGEDATHTAMAKTVGLPLGMAVRRLVRGEVTQRGVVIPTHADLYEPILAELEQDYQITFVEEEGPSTRNALAD; this is translated from the coding sequence ATGACTCGTCTGTTGCTTCTGGGTGCGGGCCGTTCGGCGGCTTCGCTCCTGCACTACTTGCTCCGCTATGCCCCAACGGAAGGTTGGTTCTTGACCATCGCCGACGTAAACCCGGCACACCTAGCTCCGGTGCTGGCAGCGCACAGCGAGTATGCCCGCGCCGTACCGTTTGATGTGCAGCAAGAGGATAGGTTGGAAGGTCTTGTGGAGCAGGCTGATATCGTCATCTCTATGCTGCCGGCGAGCTTCCACCCGCGGGTAGCTGCGGCGTGCGTTCAGCACCGGCGCCACCTAGCCACGGCGAGCTATGCCACCGACGAAATTCGCCGGTTTCACGCCGACGCAGTGGAGGCTGGCCTCACCATTCTGATGGAATGCGGCCTCGATCCAGGCCTCGACCATATGTCGGCCATGAAAGCACTGAAGGAAATTCGAGCGAAAGGAGGGAAGCTAACGTCCTTCAAATCGTATTGCGGCGGGCTACTAGCACCCGATTCGGAAGGGGGTAACCCATGGAAGTATAAGTTCACCTGGAATCCCCGCAACGTGGTGTTGGCAGGTCAGAGTACGGCCAAATTTCTGGAAGCCGGGCGCTTACGCTTCATTCCGTACCAACAGATTTTCGCCCGCCACGAAACGCTGGAGGTGCCCGGCTATGGCGCGTTTGAAGGCTACGCCAACCGCGACTCGCTTAGCTACCGCGCCCCCTATGGCCTCGACGACATCCCGACAATGCTGCGCGGCACCTTGCGCCGGCCCGGCTACTGCGCCGCGTGGCACGCGCTAGTGAAGCTAGGGCTTACAGATGACACCGTGCAGCTCGGTAACTCGTCGGGGCTTCCGTGGCGCGAATTGGTGGCCGCGTACCTGCCACGTGTGCCCGACGACTTCGATATAGCCGCGCACCTAGCTGCCTGCCTAGGTCTTGACCCCGAGGGCGAAGAAATGCGGCGTCTGACGTGGCTAGGTCTGTTCAGCGACAAGCCGGTGGGGCACGCCAACGCCACGCCCGCGCAATTGCTGGAGCGATTACTAGCGGAGAAGTGGCAGCTTGAACCGCACGACCATGATATGATCGTGATGCAGCACTTATTCGAGTATGAGCTTGATGGCGAGGAATATACTCGAACCGCTTCGCTCATTGTGCTCGGCGAAGATGCCACACATACGGCGATGGCCAAGACAGTCGGGTTGCCCCTGGGCATGGCAGTGCGGCGGTTAGTGCGGGGCGAAGTAACGCAGCGCGGTGTTGTCATTCCTACCCACGCCGACTTGTACGAGCCGATTTTGGCGGAACTGGAGCAAGACTACCAGATCACGTTTGTGGAGGAAGAAGGACCCAGTACTCGCAACGCACTTGCTGATTAG
- a CDS encoding aminotransferase class V-fold PLP-dependent enzyme, with protein sequence MYTFNPGPSEVYAEVRTYLTAAFDEGWLSAPHRGERFTGLVRQVIADMKTKLNIPQDYTIFFLNSATECWEVLAQSLTPTKSFHLYSGAFGEKWLEYAKALRPASTGQSFGVDELPSLDKIPQDADLVCITQNETSNATQLRDGFVLNLYNKLGPNSLLAVDATSSLGGIQLKMIKADIWFGSVQKCFGLPAGLGLMILSPRAVARFRQINERAHYNSLVSQYEKMLNYQTTHTPNVLDIYLLSRVLQDRQPIKTVHQHLLDRATKLYDYFDNATQLTPLVTNPETRSTTVIGLQGPPALIDEVKRRAKEQGLQLGNGYGNWKPNTLRIANFPAIPDAAYEQLVQFFAREFA encoded by the coding sequence ATGTATACTTTCAATCCGGGCCCCTCAGAAGTTTACGCCGAGGTTCGTACGTACCTCACGGCCGCTTTTGACGAGGGTTGGCTCTCGGCACCCCACCGCGGCGAGCGTTTCACGGGCTTGGTACGGCAAGTAATTGCCGACATGAAAACCAAGCTCAACATCCCCCAAGACTACACTATTTTCTTCCTCAATTCGGCTACCGAGTGCTGGGAAGTGCTGGCCCAAAGTCTGACGCCTACCAAAAGCTTCCACCTCTACAGCGGCGCTTTCGGCGAGAAATGGTTGGAGTACGCCAAGGCCCTGCGCCCGGCCAGCACCGGCCAGTCGTTCGGCGTGGATGAGCTACCTAGCCTCGACAAGATCCCGCAGGACGCTGACCTCGTGTGCATTACCCAGAACGAAACCTCCAACGCTACCCAGCTGCGCGACGGCTTCGTTCTGAACTTATACAACAAGCTAGGCCCTAACTCCTTGCTGGCCGTGGATGCCACGTCTTCGTTGGGCGGCATCCAGCTCAAGATGATCAAGGCAGATATCTGGTTTGGCTCGGTGCAGAAGTGCTTTGGTTTGCCCGCCGGCCTAGGGCTGATGATTTTGTCGCCGCGGGCCGTGGCGCGTTTCCGCCAAATCAACGAGCGGGCGCACTACAACAGCCTCGTATCGCAGTACGAGAAGATGCTCAACTACCAGACAACCCACACGCCTAACGTGTTGGATATCTACCTATTGAGCCGCGTACTACAAGACCGGCAGCCGATCAAGACGGTGCACCAGCATTTGCTCGACCGCGCTACCAAGCTCTACGATTACTTCGACAACGCCACCCAGCTTACGCCACTCGTCACGAACCCTGAAACGCGTTCGACCACGGTTATTGGTCTGCAAGGCCCGCCCGCTCTCATCGACGAGGTGAAGCGCCGCGCCAAGGAGCAAGGCTTACAGCTCGGCAACGGCTACGGCAACTGGAAACCCAACACGCTACGCATCGCTAACTTCCCGGCCATCCCAGATGCGGCCTACGAGCAGCTCGTGCAGTTCTTCGCCCGCGAATTCGCCTAA
- the rnhA gene encoding ribonuclease HI yields the protein MIHLFTDGSSRGNPGPGGYGAILRYGPHEKEITQGFRLTTNNRMELLAVIVGLEAITRPEIPVTITTDSKYVVDAVEKKWVFGWANKPDFGKKANEDLWRRFLKVYKQRNVRFHWVRGHNGHAENERCDQLAVASATRGPLLIDDGYELIEAKRG from the coding sequence TTGATTCATCTCTTCACCGACGGTTCGTCGCGCGGCAATCCGGGGCCTGGGGGCTACGGCGCCATTTTACGCTATGGGCCGCACGAAAAAGAAATTACCCAAGGCTTCCGCCTCACCACCAATAATCGCATGGAATTGCTAGCGGTGATTGTGGGGCTGGAAGCTATTACGCGGCCCGAAATTCCCGTTACCATCACCACCGACTCGAAGTATGTGGTCGATGCGGTGGAAAAAAAGTGGGTGTTCGGCTGGGCCAACAAGCCCGACTTTGGCAAGAAAGCCAACGAAGATTTGTGGCGCCGTTTCCTGAAAGTATACAAGCAGCGCAACGTGCGTTTTCACTGGGTACGCGGCCACAACGGACACGCGGAGAATGAGCGCTGCGACCAACTCGCGGTAGCCAGCGCCACCCGCGGCCCCTTGCTCATCGATGATGGCTACGAGCTGATTGAGGCCAAGCGAGGCTAG
- a CDS encoding four helix bundle protein, producing the protein MTFFEHSSSTKAEQNEAFRVRTKAAALRVIRLYQQLPRSGEAEILGKQLLRSATSVAANYRAACRGRSAAEFFAKLSICVEEADEVQLWLELLGDAGIVPKARLVELEKEYAEILIVLAKARKTASH; encoded by the coding sequence ATGACATTCTTTGAGCACTCTAGTAGTACAAAAGCTGAGCAGAACGAAGCATTTCGGGTACGTACCAAAGCTGCCGCTTTACGCGTTATTCGATTATATCAACAACTACCGCGCAGCGGAGAAGCAGAAATACTTGGTAAGCAGTTACTACGAAGTGCTACCTCTGTAGCAGCCAACTACCGAGCTGCCTGTCGCGGGCGTTCGGCCGCTGAGTTCTTTGCAAAGCTTAGTATTTGCGTCGAAGAAGCAGATGAAGTGCAACTCTGGTTGGAGCTATTAGGCGATGCCGGCATTGTTCCGAAAGCTCGCCTAGTTGAGTTAGAAAAGGAATACGCTGAAATCTTAATCGTCTTAGCAAAAGCCCGAAAAACAGCTTCGCACTAA
- a CDS encoding phospholipase: MPAAQENHLIVSRSARYFQLGELSAATRRVWFVAHGYGQLAAYFIRHFAFLAEADPTLVIVAPEGLSKFYLNGTSGRIGATWMTREDRLTEIADYVSYLNQLATKILTLCPPEVAVTVLGFSQGAATVSRWLTQASFRPARLILWAGAFPPDMDVEVGTHLLHQFLVTVVCGDDDPFVSAEELKKQLTFLRSYGIEPEVIRFAGKHALHTETLRQLGQP; this comes from the coding sequence ATGCCTGCTGCGCAAGAAAACCATCTCATTGTCAGTCGCTCAGCACGTTATTTTCAGCTCGGCGAACTGTCGGCGGCTACGCGGCGTGTGTGGTTTGTGGCCCATGGCTACGGGCAGCTCGCGGCCTACTTTATCCGACATTTTGCCTTTCTGGCGGAAGCCGATCCTACCCTGGTCATTGTCGCCCCGGAAGGCTTATCGAAGTTCTACCTCAACGGCACGAGCGGCCGGATTGGGGCTACCTGGATGACAAGGGAAGACAGACTAACGGAAATAGCGGATTACGTAAGTTATCTGAACCAACTGGCCACCAAGATCCTAACCTTGTGTCCGCCCGAGGTTGCAGTCACCGTGCTAGGTTTCTCGCAAGGTGCCGCTACCGTCAGCCGCTGGTTGACGCAAGCTTCGTTTCGGCCGGCGCGGCTGATTTTGTGGGCCGGCGCTTTTCCGCCCGATATGGACGTGGAGGTGGGCACGCATTTGCTGCATCAATTTCTGGTTACGGTGGTTTGTGGCGATGATGACCCGTTTGTTAGTGCGGAAGAACTGAAAAAGCAGCTTACATTTTTGCGCAGCTACGGCATTGAGCCCGAAGTTATTCGCTTTGCTGGCAAGCACGCGCTGCACACCGAAACTTTACGCCAGCTTGGGCAGCCGTAA
- a CDS encoding HAMP domain-containing sensor histidine kinase, with translation MRLEAKLALFNALSKLLLLLTGALVIPPVVSRVAISHTDQRLHEKMGEVLNLIRRDGITAFVRTEHDEAYADYNLLKQEYITLTPIATRASHPGVIRIFDETRQVDNEIEDFRILSYTLPNRGTRTYHLEIGSSLATVELLTATLRSTALWVLIVGALLTILTDAAFVHYLLRPLRELIQRKLRGVHHPSVFSFEAIPTDTIDFRRLDTSLSRMMRQIQSAFEKEREFMSNVSHELLTPVSILQSRFENMLQDPELNEAHSLKIVDSQKTLYRLRNTVKTLLLIANIENEQYLRDESVSVATVLADVINELEDRLAQREIRLLEELQPDYVLPAANRTLLFTLLFNLISNAIKYNNWGGDIIIQGKTRPEGGYRLAVTDTGPGIAPENIPHLFDRFRRFHKGGASPEGYGLGLPIAKTIAEFHRAELVVESVVGKGTTFALLFS, from the coding sequence ATGCGCCTGGAGGCCAAATTGGCCTTGTTCAACGCTTTATCGAAGCTGCTACTGCTGCTGACGGGGGCCTTAGTGATTCCGCCGGTGGTGAGCCGGGTGGCTATTTCGCACACCGATCAGCGCCTGCACGAGAAGATGGGCGAGGTGCTCAACCTGATTCGGCGCGACGGTATCACGGCCTTTGTGCGCACCGAGCACGACGAAGCCTACGCCGACTACAACCTTCTCAAGCAAGAATACATCACCCTCACTCCTATTGCTACCCGGGCGAGTCACCCGGGTGTCATTCGCATCTTCGACGAAACGCGGCAGGTAGATAATGAGATTGAGGACTTTCGAATTCTGAGTTATACGCTGCCAAACCGCGGCACTCGCACCTATCACCTCGAAATCGGGAGCAGCCTAGCGACGGTGGAGCTGCTTACGGCTACGCTGCGCAGCACCGCGCTGTGGGTGCTGATTGTGGGAGCGCTGCTTACTATTCTCACCGACGCGGCCTTTGTGCATTACCTGTTGCGACCCCTGCGGGAGCTCATTCAGCGCAAGCTGCGCGGCGTGCACCATCCGTCGGTGTTTTCCTTCGAAGCCATTCCGACGGACACCATCGACTTCCGGCGCCTCGACACCAGCCTCTCGCGCATGATGCGCCAGATTCAATCGGCCTTTGAAAAGGAGCGGGAGTTCATGTCGAACGTGTCGCACGAGCTACTCACGCCCGTCAGCATTTTGCAGTCGCGCTTCGAGAACATGCTGCAAGACCCGGAACTGAATGAGGCTCATTCGCTCAAGATCGTAGACTCGCAGAAGACGCTCTATCGGCTGCGCAATACGGTAAAGACACTGCTGCTCATCGCCAACATCGAAAATGAGCAGTATCTGCGCGACGAATCGGTGTCGGTAGCTACCGTGCTAGCCGACGTCATCAATGAGCTAGAGGACCGCTTGGCGCAACGTGAAATTCGGTTGCTAGAAGAGCTTCAGCCTGATTATGTGCTGCCGGCAGCCAACCGCACGCTGCTGTTTACACTGCTATTCAACCTGATTAGCAACGCCATTAAGTACAATAACTGGGGCGGCGACATTATTATCCAGGGGAAGACGCGCCCCGAAGGCGGCTACCGCCTCGCCGTCACTGACACCGGTCCTGGCATCGCGCCCGAAAACATCCCGCATCTGTTCGACCGATTCCGGCGCTTCCACAAGGGTGGGGCCTCGCCGGAGGGCTACGGCCTAGGCTTACCCATCGCCAAAACGATTGCCGAATTCCACCGCGCCGAGCTGGTCGTGGAGTCTGTTGTGGGAAAGGGAACTACGTTCGCTCTACTATTCAGCTAG